The following proteins are encoded in a genomic region of Synechococcus sp. CBW1002:
- a CDS encoding IS66 family transposase — translation MTTPPAGISEADWAATPVGVKAGFLELVSQCQRQQQEIEQLRIQLTALATELAHLRERIGRSSRNSSKPPSSDGQGFKPPERRKGSGRKRGGQPGHPGSGPELLPIERVDEVVEHHPQACRRCGTLLQGQDPEPLRHQVIEIPPITPLVIEHRLHRLVCPCCSTSTCASLPAEVEVSHYGPRLSALVGLLGSAFPLSFSKTQALLDQLLGVQISRGAMATIRQRLSAALEQPMQEALAFARQQSVVYVDETGAPTGNADGGNPDGRRGWEWVMVTAMGVTVFLQSLSRSAAAAIDLLGNAFGGIVVSDRFSAYNHLPLEQRQLCWAHVIRDLTAIADRQGASGEIGAELLGLQQQLFAQWHRYKDGTIDWSTLQQGCRPIRQAFVGTLQRVVELGCQRGERTPWAKTVRTCHQLLQVSDGLWTFLEIEGIEPTNNAAERALRHSVIQRKISHGVQSRQGAICRSRLLTVTTSLRQQGRDIWQFLEQALIAHHRGGEMPSLLPNP, via the coding sequence ATGACCACCCCACCGGCCGGGATTTCAGAAGCCGATTGGGCCGCCACCCCGGTGGGAGTGAAGGCTGGATTTCTTGAGCTGGTCAGTCAGTGCCAGAGGCAGCAACAGGAGATCGAGCAGCTCCGCATCCAGCTCACCGCCCTGGCGACCGAACTGGCCCATCTGCGCGAGCGGATCGGCCGCAGCTCCCGCAATTCTTCCAAGCCTCCCTCCAGTGATGGCCAGGGGTTTAAGCCGCCCGAACGACGCAAGGGCAGTGGCCGCAAGCGCGGCGGCCAGCCGGGCCATCCCGGATCTGGGCCGGAGCTGCTGCCGATCGAGCGGGTGGATGAGGTGGTCGAGCACCACCCCCAGGCCTGCCGCCGCTGCGGCACGTTGCTACAGGGTCAGGATCCCGAGCCCTTGAGGCACCAGGTGATCGAGATTCCACCGATCACGCCTCTGGTGATCGAGCACCGGCTGCACCGCCTGGTCTGCCCCTGCTGTTCCACCAGCACCTGTGCCTCGTTACCGGCGGAGGTGGAAGTAAGCCATTACGGTCCCCGGCTCAGTGCTCTGGTGGGTCTGCTGGGTAGTGCCTTCCCGTTGAGTTTCAGCAAGACCCAGGCGCTGCTGGATCAGCTGCTGGGGGTACAGATCAGCCGGGGAGCGATGGCCACTATCCGCCAGCGCTTGAGTGCAGCACTGGAGCAGCCCATGCAGGAGGCCCTTGCGTTTGCCCGTCAGCAGTCGGTGGTCTATGTCGATGAAACCGGTGCCCCCACCGGTAATGCCGATGGGGGCAACCCCGATGGCCGGCGCGGCTGGGAGTGGGTCATGGTGACCGCCATGGGGGTGACAGTGTTCTTGCAGAGCCTGAGCCGCTCGGCTGCCGCCGCGATCGACCTGCTCGGGAATGCCTTTGGCGGAATTGTGGTGAGCGATCGCTTCTCCGCCTACAACCATCTCCCGCTGGAGCAGCGCCAGCTGTGCTGGGCGCACGTGATCCGCGATCTCACTGCCATCGCTGACCGTCAGGGCGCCAGCGGTGAGATTGGAGCGGAGCTGCTGGGCCTGCAGCAGCAGCTGTTTGCCCAGTGGCACCGCTACAAAGACGGAACGATCGACTGGTCCACGTTGCAGCAGGGCTGTCGGCCGATCCGCCAGGCGTTTGTGGGCACGCTGCAGCGGGTTGTGGAGCTGGGCTGCCAGCGCGGCGAGCGAACGCCGTGGGCCAAGACGGTGCGTACCTGCCATCAGTTGCTGCAAGTGAGCGATGGCCTCTGGACCTTCCTGGAGATTGAAGGGATCGAGCCCACCAACAACGCAGCCGAGCGTGCCCTGCGCCATTCGGTGATTCAGCGCAAGATCAGCCATGGCGTCCAATCCCGCCAGGGTGCGATCTGCCGCAGCAGGCTGCTCACGGTCACCACCAGCCTGCGGCAACAGGGCCGTGATATCTGGCAGTTCCTGGAGCAGGCCTTGATCGCCCATCATCGCGGCGGTGAGATGCCATCGCTGTTGCCGAATCCCTGA